The genome window acgcagggctccgtcgaaaatactgagaatgtttctgggccatttgatacagcacccacacaacaaacatccaaaagcgagtgccatacaaacagaaaacatagaaaacctgatgcaatcgaaatgaaaatattacgagctctggaagaagacaaaccttgcagcaaaatgtcatttttacttagtctgaagcctcatctggaaaaatttgatgaacaggattatcttcagtttcagatgggagtcctcaaagttatagaaaatatatatgaaaggagaaatatattgacagctcaacctcctccatttacccattacacacctcccatgccctataataatagatttcaagcttattcttattcacctatggaaaatgctgctccaatatcctcttaccatacgcatcagattcgtcctcctccagctgcaccaaacccaactacttttctcgaacaaccattacagacttctcaaggtcgcagttcttatcaacgaattaataaagtgccaccaccatacccttcgccttccacaagtagccatgaaggcccaccatcaacaacgcagttctacaacgtttttgcagagagcctgtcgccacaaagtgacagtacagtcagtcctgctacaaactctttggtttcaactgctgatattgatattgacttttctacttcataatctgagcgtaataaaaatgtaaaacacaaataaataagtaaataaacagaactagtttttatgtattaaattaccttaacgtgatagccagcatttgaacaggttggatgcaattgcggaattgtgtgttttgtcgttgtaacacatcctttagttttctatgtaattcgtcaaacgaggtaatagacattcggaaatagttaaagaatttatttccgtcgttcctcaaatcttcaaagagtgtataaaataaacccacttcgtctcttctctggttaatggggtgtacccacaaaagacgaccttttcttttgcggcgacgatgaagcaaccacaaagcaacaactcgtttacggttcatcttgatacacacattaagcaaactgaatagacaccaacaactggtcacgtcaaaaagccgtgtaatgtgaaagcaacacaggcacggctaaaactcgtacggctttttgccgtacggtcaaaaccgtatagtgtgaaagcggcgtaagGCTTCTTCATTCGTCAAGAACCACCGATAGACGGTGGCGTGATTCATACTGGATTCGGGAGAATGCGCTTGCGTTGTCTGTTGTATGAACATAGCGCTTATCTTGAATGGAAGTTCGTAGGTGAGACGTATTTCGGTCTCTTCACTACTGATTATTACAGCTGACTTCAGCGTTAGAAGACTACAAAGCAAAGTAGCAAGCAATTTGGAGGTCAGTTGGGTTCCTCGATATCAGAGGGCCAAGGGCAAGGGCGTTCGGTCACTGGCGTGAACGTTTTAAAATGATTACGTCCTCCTGTGTATGGTGATAAATAGAGGCTATGACTGCAGCAGCAGCTCGGGGTCTACTACAGGAAGAATACCACCAAAACTTAGTAACCGCGCATTCGTTCACTTGCAAATTCCTCACTTGCACCACCAAGTGATCCTtatttattatgtatattattaAGAAAATAGTAAGACATTAATCTCCCTATTCTCGGGGTTTGCGGCCGAGTTAATGTTAGTTTCCCCTATCTATAGTCTTCAGGTGTGGCGAGTAGAATTGCGCTCAGCACATGCGTATTCCTGTAGATGGCAATTAAAAAGCTGTAGTGATGTGTAGAAATGACGAAGTCGGCTGCAGACGGGTAAACAGGGAGAGCGTCAGTTTTCTCAAGCAAGTTTGAAACATACTAACATGCTTTTTGCACCCTAATATGCGTTCTTCTTTTCAGTAAAGCCAACGTCAGTGGCCTGAAAATAACACACTGTTTACAACGTTGTTTTGTATGAGATCCAAAActatttcatttattaaaatactAAAGTGAGATTCCTTTGCTTATTGTGTTTTCCATTACATTTGtattccgcaagccatcttacggtgtgtggcggaaaacAGTTCTTGTGGCACTATATTATCCTCCTTCCCAGTTACTTTCACGAACaatgcgtggaaagaatgattgtctgtaaacATTCTTCAGAGTTCATCAGTTTTTCGTTTATATCAGGGTGTGTCGTTCGAGACTTACGTATCACAAGCAGTTTTACCATGGAGAGCTACACAATTATGAGATGTTGTGCCATACATTTAAATATTgttaaaatttgtgacttttgtacGCCCATGTTCTTTGTTGGTGTGAGAAATACAGACATGGAGATGGAAGAAAAGAGGATTGAGAAATGAGGCCAGTGTTTATCCTGTGCCCAAAAAGGTGTTTATTGTGTATTTGTTCTCCGTAAATATAGTAGTTCTCCTGAAAGAAAAACCTTCATGATCCTCATGATCTCGTATTTCGTGTTCGGCCTTTGTTGTTGTTTAAGGTGGTCTGAGTATAAATTCAACCCCGAAGCCAAAAACAGCATATTCCAGGAAGGCTATGCTTGTAATCAAACAGATTCAGTACATCTGAAACAAAGACTAcactaaaacaaaattttgaaaaacacagtcctcagtcgcgaacacaaaaaaataaagtaattacttaattgtgttcgcgactgagggctgtgttttttaaaattttgtattatacaacagtcgctgattgacagccgtGTTAAAAACCTTAAGACCATACTCTTCTTAATAACTTTTAACACATCTTGGTatttgaagttcaaatggttcatatggcactgagcactatgggacttaacttctgaggtcatcagtcccctagaacttagaaccacttaaacctaactaacctaaggacgtctctcacacatccatggccgaggcaggattagaacctgcgaccgtagcggtcgcgcggttccatactgtagcgcctagaaccgctcggccaccccggccgacggtATTAAAGGAATCGTATCCAGCATCATTATCACTTTACATATATCTAAAATTTTCTTCCGTAACTTTGGTCCTAATCTATCACAATTTATATAAAAACACTCCATCATCTTTCCTTCACCGTATTTCATCGTATGATATATGCAAGGCtataaaatatgtaaaagaaaatgattATGAGGAAGCCCTTCTCCACTTCTAGGACTATGTACTGTATGTCCTCTGTAATTGTAcgcatatgccggccgaagtggccgtgcggttaaaggcgctgcagtctggaaccgcaagaccgctacggtcgcaggttcgaatcctgcctcgggcatggatgtttgtgatgtccttaggttagttaggtttaactagttctaagttctaggggactgatgacctcagcagttgagtcccatagtgctcagagccatttgaaccattttgtacgcaTATCTCATGTATTGCACAGTTAGTATCTGTGTCTTATTTCAGTGACAAAACCACAGAACTGATCATTAGTTGCAGTGTTCCATAATAAATTATTAAGCTCCAAGGCAATAAACGTCACATTTACGAAGTATTACAGACTGAGATTTGCGGGTCCTGTGGTGCACAGGAAACAGGAAATTCTGTACTCTTTTTCCTCATTTTCGTATAGGTCTACTAGACAGACTGATGGAATTATATTTGAAGAATTTTGCGATACGTTCTCCACGAACAGTAGTATCTAACTTAATACATCATATTTTCTTAAATAGAGCAATTTGGTCTGTAAATTTCACAGTAAATAGGGATATAATGAGACATTTGGAGGCAGAAAACCGGTTATCAGTCACTCTGATTCTCAGGTTCCTCTATACGTCGGCCACGATTGTGGCTACGACTTTATCGTTCACGAAGTACGAACGGAAGCACTCAGCGAAGTTCATTGCGAACTTTCCAAAAATATAGCCTATGCTTAAAAAcgctttggcaacggccttgccgcagtggcaacaccggttcccgtaagatcaccgaagttaagcgctgtcgggcgtggtcggcacttggatgggtgcccatccaggccgccatgcgctgttgccatatttcggggtgcactcagcctcgtgatgccaattgaggagctactcgaccgaatagtagcggcttcggtcaagcataccatcataatgaccgggagagcggtgagctgaccccacgcccctcctatccgcatcctcctctgaggatgacgcggcggtcggatggtcccggaaggccactcgtggcctgaagacgcagtGTACTTAAAAACGCTTTAGTTTTTTTGTATTATTAGAATTTAGGTCTAAGGGCTGTTTGTTCATCAATATAACATCTGGAGGCTTCGCTGGGCAATGATGGAGCTCTTCCAAATTGTATAACCCTCAAGATCGATCTTTCGCACTGAAACAcgatttttttgttaaaataaacCCATACAGTGAGCAGTCTGTTGTAACGTCATCTCTTCGCACGACTCCAGAGGAGAAAGTTGCAATTTGGTTGTCAGGATGTGTGACGTAACGAATGATTATACCGTAACGGAATGCATACGGCAGCAGGGCCCGTAATGAACTCGGCTCCCGGCAGTCGGAGGGTGGCGGGGGCATCGCGCATGCGCGTAGATTTGAGGCGGCAACTCGTGCTGGAGAACGCGCAGCTGTCATTCGCTGCGCAGAAGGCGACTCAGAAGCACAGCAGAGGCAGCCACGAAGACTCGAGTCTACCCACTGGTAAGTTACACAACCAATTACAATCTCTGGACTCTGCGCAACTGTCTGTAGTTAATTTTCTCAAGCTCAGTATTTTCGAAAATTGGCGGGCTCTAGTACACAAAAAACATATCTGGTCTTTTGCATTGAGAAAAGTGGGAGGGTAAAGATAGCGGAATAATGCTCCTTATTCATTcacgacttgtgtgtgtgtgtgtgtgtgtgtgtgtgtgtgtgtgtgtgtgtgtttttcgttgTACGTGACTGTTTGACCCGTTTTGTCGACTGATGCTAGACTTTTTTCCTGGAATTCACAGCGACTTACATATCCAGAAAAAGTTTGAATACGCAAGTTAAAGAGCTAACGTTGCATTTTATCTTGGCTTTCATATTTGTTTGCCACATAGGCGGAGATTAAAAGGTTCGGAACGCATCCGCATTAGGCACAGTCTGTTTCGGCACCATAAAGCTCAACACAAGCTTTGATTCGTGACAGCTTTCCTTAGATCAAGCCTGTTAACTTTAATATTCGAACGTCAATGCTAGTTTCTTCAACAGTTGCTTCGTAGACACGAGTTAATTGTTAATATGCGTTCAGTGTATTCTCGCTGTGCGCCTTGTGCACAACTGTCAGATATTGCAAACAGCTGTGGGTGAGAAACTGCGTGCAATGAAGCCCGAAGAGATACGTGAGTATCGAAAATTATATGCGAATCTTTAACAAAAGTTGTGTTgcttacctgttttttttttttttctccctctatgCGCAGGTTTTCCCAGACTGTGTTCTGATGTTCCAGGAGAAGTGAATAAATCTTCCGCGAAAAACTAGTAATAATTTGGCGTTATATCTAGATTTTGATgctactatttttttaaaatatgattttatttctgtgttattagttatgatttaaaattgaagtaatcactgaacaaaacaagttttcgacatttttaaaaattttatttaccttcaaaataaacaaggcctttcatcaaagtaccaggattccCAAAACGTTCCGTCCTGGGAAAattttgggaagccctgctctgcGGTGACCGTTAGTTAGTGGATTTACATCTACAGGTAGTCGTTTGGTTATATTGTGAGTCTTATTGTAGAAAGCGATGTGATACTGAATACATTTTTAACCAAATGAACAGCTGAACGTAACCTAGCTTTTACAGGGAAGGAATGAGGTATTCTAGCTGCGACTTAACTATTAGAATGGTTTGGTAAACTCTTaagcacacgtaaatttttctaatatgttttgatgTTACAATTTAATCAACGAGAACTATAAATCCGTCGAGTACCAATCTGTGTTAAGTTCGCGGCTCTTTGACCAGTAATTCACTAGGAGCAtatacacaaataaacaaaactgtaaaaaggaCATACCGTAGTACTGTATCCACTTTAATATTGTTTGACAATGAGATTTAACGTTACTCGTAATAATTAAGGAAATAATAATTAGCGTTTTTCTTTGGGTTTTTTGTTGTCACACTCCTTTTCTGCGTTTCACTTGCGTAATTGTCTGATTCTTCCTCCGTTACTTGTTAAGTAAACCACTTATAGTGAAAGTGTTTGTTTGACAGTGGCACCGTCTAGTCCTGCCGAAGAGTCAGAAAAACAAACAATCGACATCTGAGGAATTTTGGGAGACCCGTCAACAGGCGGCAGATACAGATCGGCTACAAGAGCCTCAACGATATCCTATGAAACGACGCTTTTTTTTGAAAAACCCGAACATTCATCTGAAACTTGGAATTGTTGAATTGCAATACATTTGCAAGAAATCTGATATATTGAGGTTACCAAAGACAATGCCGGCATTTATAATAGGAAGCTGAATGTTGACAACCATTGTTGTGTGTGTTTAATAGAATGTCGAGGCGCAGAAGTGTAGTTTTCTTCGAAAATCGATACATCCTAAAGACGTAATTGTATTTGTTTATTGTATTTTTGGTGTCAGTCGATACTGTTGTCTCAATTACAAATTCTTCGTGTTCGTATTTCGGTCTGTTTCTTGTTTTGTATATATTAGCCGACTGTGGACCTCTTGGTTTCCAGTGCTTACTTGAGAATCTTATTCTCCTCCCAGTTCGTGTGCATCTTGTCACATATTATCTACCTGTGATTCTTGGTAAATAAAACTTTAAATCTGCTTCCACGCAGTTTGTCATGGATTGTCTTAATGTATTCGGTGCCGCTGTTGTCCTCATTCCCGTCATAGATTATTTCTGGCATGATACCAATCTCACATATGCCCTTCCTGATCTAATCTGTTAATTTCGTCACGTATTGGAAAATCGTTTTGGACAACTTGTCTTTATTCTCAGAAGATATCATTACAATTTCAGCTTCCTTTTGAGTATTGTCTGTACTCCTTTCACTTCGTTAGTGTAAGTCTGTATTTCTACTGCCCCTCCATGTTCCATATATACTTTTATGTCTTAGCTTTTCCTCAAGGTCCTTCTTTCTTTTTCTCATATCTTCGCATATCTTATTTCTTGTTCAGTTGAAGACACTCGGCCTCAGTGGTGCATTGTAGTCCCTCATTTTGCTTTATAATATACCGCTTGGTTATATATCTATTCTGGATTACTCTGCAGGGTAACTCTCAAATTTTATGGCTCTGTCTTTGTTATCCCTTTTTTCCAGCGTATTGATCTGCATCTTTTCCCCCAGATAACGAACTTTACCAGCCGCTTAAGCTCACCATGTCTTGTTGTAATGCATTTTCCTCTGTAACGGTTACGTCCGCACTGTTAATTGTGACTTGTGCAGGCAGCTCGCGTAGAGTTTTCCCCATACACTTTGCTTGCGAGACACGCGCGACTCGTCATGATTTCATGTTTGTCCTAGGCTGCGGAATGCACGCTGTTGCATCACTGGTCGTATGAGACGCAATATAAACATCCTATCTCAAGACTCACAAGACCACCATCAAGCGGTGAGACGTGCTCCGAAAGTCAAGCCACCTGTTGAGTCTCATCGCGTCTGGTTCTCCGAAGCGCACAAATATTTGATCTGACTCGTAGGCGCTCGTGTGACATCATCACAGAGGAGTGAATGCCAGAAATAAGACTGCTAATAATTTTTTGCCATTGGTATTTTAACTTCACAGAATGAGGCGGCTGCAAACTGTGAAAGCCGCTTTTCAGCCATGACGTACAAAATCGAAAACATAACTCGTAAGAAGGAAAATTCGTCCGGTATCTTATTCTTACAGTATTCGGCTTCCTTATTATGTTATGCTTTCTTTAGAATAATTAAAGAAATAACCACTCAAGCTATAAAGCATATGACATGCAGCAAGTACGTTctcgaaaacaatttttttttgttatgtaccTGATGTGTTTTAGTAAGGAGGAGGAATAGAAAAAATGTTAGCCAGTTGTGAACAGGGCTTATGCACTGAGTGTTCCGCACGCCCTTAATTATTTACGAATAAAATCAATAAGTAAATGGATTTTTTAATTTCGTAGGCTTTATACGTTCGATTTTCGAATTTTTTATCTTTTTGGTACACATGTTATTGATGTATGCTTGCATttccagctgttttgaatatttagctaTTGTTGGCGGTCGTAAAAGTTATACATTGTTTTAAGCGCTCGGCAAACTTTTAGTTTCGAAAAAGatagatcaaagaatttgcattaaattttggttgaaaagtggaataaagtacagcatcgcattcgaaatgttgactgatTTTTGGCGGATGTACTATGAGTAAAACAAGAGTTTACGGTTGGTATAAAAGTTTCAAAAAGGAtggagaagacgttgaagacgaccAACATCCTGGACGTCCTGTAACATCTTTTAGTATTACTGACGACAGTGTGGAGGAAGTAAAGAAAAAGGTTCTGAaaaatcgccgaatcaccatcaCTGAGGTTGGtgatgtcggcatatcctttggctcaggCCAAGCAATTTCTTCGGATGTTTTGGGCATAAAACTTGTAGCAGCAAAGATTGTTTCGAAATTGTTGAATTTAGAGCAAAAACGACGTCACATAGACATGTCGGAAATTGCTGAATTAAGTCGACAACGATCCATAACTTCTAAACACTGTTATAACAGGGGGCGAAACATGAGTATGCGGGGATGACATGGAAACCAAGACCTAATCATCACAacagaaactgcctgaagagccaagaccgaaaaaaagtTCGACAAGATAGATCATTTGTTGAGGTTCTTCTGCTTTGTTCGACTACAGTGGGACAGGCATTGTGAGTTCCTGCCTTGTGGTCGTACGGTCAGTAagaaatactacctggaagttgtgCGCCGTTTGCTTGAACCagtccgaagaaaacgaccagaattatggcgaaaccactcgtggaaattgcatcacgataatgctacCGCTCACACCTCAATGGTAGTTCGTGATTTTTTGGCGAAAAACAAAACCGTTGTGCTGCCTCAGCCACCTTATTCGACAGACATGGCCCCCAGCGACTTCTTTCCattcctgaggctgaagagaaccatgaaaggacgacattttgccaccattgatgagataaaaacggaatcgctgaaggagctgaacaccataacgaaaagtgagttccagaggTGCTTAAAGGATTGGAAAAACCGCTGGCACAAAGCGTGTTACATCTGAAGGGTCTcaaggggattactttgaaggggaaaaagttgatgatgatgaataatgattctttaagaaaaacaaaaattccagttaCTTTCTGATCAAGTTTATTCATCCCGCGAATCGAGTATCTcgaagatttttgcctgttatcgtcgttgatactggcaagatatcgatcccagGGACTCCAAGACTTacgaaaatgtttttatttcaagtTTGAACTCGGATGAAAAATgaccaaagaaatattttttcgtgttttataattacagattaaaaatttcctgatttttttttttcttttgttgtagtGTGAAAGCTTTAAAATTgtacgtcaacgggaagtaccctataggtttcgatgagtgggTTTACGAGTATCCAAATGTGTGACATAATTGGCTGTATCTTCTGATTGCCTTGACTTAGAATCTCAAGGCACAATAGACTTAATATGTGGCATAAATATCAACTTGATGTGTTTACccgtcctgagaaaaagggttttgaactGTCGGACAGACACGTATACAAACACTGGCAAATGGACAGCAAAGTGATGCtagaagggttccgtttttaccaatgGTTGTACGGAACCATAGAAACAGAGGATGAAGACGATCAAACTTGCTGACAATTTGAGGGAAGAATGTCTTACCAAGAATAGTAAGAAGTAGGACGTAGTAGAGGACAAAGCTTAGGTGACACATATGTTTTGGCCATTTCTCATAAGAAGAGTGAAAATGGAGAACGTAAGTGCCAAATCTGACATTTATCAGAGAATGGAAAAGTAATATACCTGTGTTTCCACATGACTAATttgtatcaaaaacaaaaaaaaaaaaaagccggccggtgtggccgtgcggttaaaggcgcttcagtctggaaccgcgtgaccgctacggtcgcaggttcgaatcctgcctcgggcatggatgtgtgtgatgtccttaggttagttaggtttaattagttctaagttctaggcgactgatgacctcagaagttaagtcgcatagtgctcagagccatttgaaccatataaaaaaaaaaaaaaaaattagtaagttaTTCTGATGCCGCAAAATTAAGCTGCGCACCGCATCACCGCAGAGAATGGTGcgtgaaattagaaaataaattctttaattaAGAACGTTCAAATTACCTTACCAGTAAACTGTCATGCTCTAGGTGTCAGTAAGGAAGTTTCTACGAGCTGATTCTCGCAAAGAAAAAAATCAGCAACCAAACACCGTtaaaaatgctatttatttacactaATAGCGTCATTACAGGTTTCGAACCGTTACGTTCACCTTAGCCGGCTTTTCGCGTCATATATTGTTGTTTGCGTTAGTTGTTGAAAACAACTAGACAAAACTACTATAAACAAGAACAAATCTACTGTAAACGATCAGCCGTCTGAAGATATacctgtcagttcgaaaccggtaatgacgCGATTAGTGTAAATAAATGGCATTATAAACGATGTttggttgttgttttcttctttgcaaggatCAGATTGTATTTTGTACACATCCACGATCTCAAAAACGCaaactttcgacaaaatagcaggaAGAAAGTTTCTGTTCAAAGTGCCACTAATACTGAGGcattatttttttatgtgataaaaGTGGAGAAACACATCATTAGGTTTTTACCTAGTAGGACTGTACTCAATAAAAACCACTTCACATATCTTTGAAGTACAGCATGGCACGAGGACCATGTACCGTCTACTAACGCACGTTTCAGACACTTTCTCCATGGTTTTGCACCTGGATCAATTCTAGGGACATGCGACAGAGTATCGACAATATAACAACAGTGAAAATGCATTTTTTGCTAAAAAAGCGTAGGAACATTTTCCATTTTCACTCTAAATATGCCACTACAGCTCCAAAGAATTTTAAAACAGTAAATTCATACTTTCTTCGTGTCAGTATTTACTTTGTATGCCGCGCTTTTTTTCTGAATTTAGTCTGCGGAAACTTCGATATAGTAATTACAGATGTTATTTTTGTTCTTGTAGTTTTGGTAGCGCCAAGTTACGTCACTCCAATATTCGGCCAACGACGGTGCGAGAGTCTTCTCCCACCTAGAAATATCATGAAATGTCACGTTAACACTTTAGTTCTTATCCTGAAGTGCAGTCAGGTACCTTGTCATGGTTTACAGCAACGCGAAAGCGGTACGCAGATGGCCATCAAACTGCAGTGGCAGAGATAGAAGTGGCAGAGTCGGCATTGGAGACAACCAAAAC of Schistocerca serialis cubense isolate TAMUIC-IGC-003099 chromosome 2, iqSchSeri2.2, whole genome shotgun sequence contains these proteins:
- the LOC126456533 gene encoding uncharacterized protein LOC126456533 is translated as MDEIDTELLITLVEVRPVLWDKTLDAYRDRIATKNAWREVCVALKQDFDEMEDKDKNVFGIEVIRRWTNLRDSFVKSNIKIQAAKKSGSAAKKMKKYVYSDQLQFLKKLYDARETEDSFQSERTARLEEDIETQGSVENTENVSGPFDTAPTQQTSKSECHTNRKHRKPDAIEMKILRALEEDKPCSKMSFLLSLKPHLEKFDEQDYLQFQMGVLKVIENIYERRNILTAQPPPFTHYTPPMPYNNRFQAYSYSPMENAAPISSYHTHQIRPPPAAPNPTTFLEQPLQTSQGRSSYQRINKVPPPYPSPSTSSHEGPPSTTQFYNVFAESLSPQSDSTVSPATNSLVSTADIDIDFSTS